The following coding sequences lie in one Porphyromonas asaccharolytica DSM 20707 genomic window:
- a CDS encoding DUF5686 family protein — MQTKRSLLILLWSFLCLLPTLLAGQVSSSTSISGILYDQQTGEPVPYASISTETRQSVSGTASDDKGAFTIKVRHEEIAQDTIVLQISCIGYEGRTLRLDKYQNHSLGRIPLIRKATDMETVVVKPKKERYRRKGNPAVTIMRQVMQHKEHNHLSSLPDYSYQLYQKTLLAQGDITRGKGYWGIPKWRMKSFVDSSALARTPILPFSLRERHTVYAQQARRTENPLLLGTRHKGVEQIVDEGLLSSNIDALLAPVDIYDNDLPLLSKEIIGPLHSQLGITFYKYYLLDTIPDASGNACYQIQFVPIEMRDAGFSGTLLVDTVDYSIHGVEMRLPTIANVNWVDRLEITIDYAPQSITRPDGRRDTLWLPERQRLDALFRVSKRLDISVLARVTSIYSHYQTGATALRPETLDPRLLLSADTLQQLMTRVIDDYGLVVRPEPIDSTELRATQLVDYVLHDPGYKLFSLGARMASVGFIPIPAEPLHRERVYVDLGPLETLISANMIEGVRLRLGGMTTARLHNQLFAEGYVTYGFKDKKWKYYARLTYAVKPKELHPHSYPRNNFALSVRNDLFFPGEESYGLYKDGIASIFGTYGITRRYYGLDIEASHEIDWSPSLYSNIWVDYQRQRPTGTLHYYTIDAEGKQYEVDELRQTEIGASLSWTPGRTPYSGRKPGSIVSADIYKPSFTISGSIYPRGLWGNDQTHGALHLAYSQRLYLSILGALDITLQSGIALGNTPQSQLFTPYGNRAWLLVPDAFQTIQPLEFTADKYLDFKLLYRMEGLLFNRIPLVKRLGLRELVGIHGYWGDTSPRHITPRPGQILLPTYAEPMRNDLHLELSAGLSNIFKVLSVQYFYRITGKGLPARQRHSIRLGISVSF, encoded by the coding sequence ATGCAAACGAAGCGTAGCTTGCTGATCCTGCTCTGGAGCTTTCTGTGCCTGCTCCCCACCCTCCTCGCCGGACAAGTCTCTAGCAGCACCTCCATATCGGGCATCCTCTACGACCAGCAGACAGGAGAGCCAGTCCCCTACGCCTCCATCTCTACTGAGACACGCCAGAGCGTCTCAGGCACAGCGAGCGACGACAAAGGAGCCTTTACCATCAAGGTACGACACGAGGAAATAGCGCAAGATACCATCGTGCTACAGATTAGCTGTATAGGCTATGAGGGACGGACCTTGCGTTTGGACAAATACCAAAATCACAGCTTAGGTCGCATCCCGCTCATCCGTAAAGCGACAGACATGGAGACAGTAGTCGTCAAGCCCAAAAAAGAACGCTACCGACGCAAAGGGAACCCCGCTGTGACCATCATGCGCCAAGTGATGCAGCATAAGGAGCACAACCACTTATCCTCCCTGCCCGACTACTCCTACCAGCTCTACCAGAAGACCCTCCTCGCTCAGGGCGATATCACACGAGGCAAGGGCTACTGGGGCATCCCCAAGTGGCGCATGAAGAGCTTCGTCGATAGCTCAGCACTCGCTAGGACACCTATCCTCCCCTTCTCCCTACGTGAGCGACACACCGTCTACGCACAGCAGGCCAGACGCACTGAGAACCCGCTACTCCTCGGCACACGACACAAAGGGGTCGAGCAGATTGTCGACGAGGGGCTGCTATCGAGCAATATAGACGCACTACTCGCTCCCGTAGACATCTACGACAACGACCTGCCATTACTCTCCAAAGAGATCATCGGACCCCTGCACTCGCAGCTCGGCATCACCTTCTACAAGTACTACCTCCTAGACACTATTCCAGATGCTTCGGGCAATGCTTGCTATCAGATACAGTTCGTACCGATAGAGATGCGTGACGCAGGCTTTTCGGGTACACTACTGGTAGACACCGTGGACTACAGCATCCACGGTGTAGAGATGCGCCTGCCCACCATCGCCAATGTCAACTGGGTAGATCGCCTAGAGATCACCATCGACTACGCCCCGCAGAGCATCACACGCCCAGACGGACGACGTGACACTCTATGGCTCCCCGAGCGGCAGCGGCTCGACGCACTCTTTCGCGTATCCAAGCGACTAGACATCTCAGTCTTAGCACGTGTCACCTCCATCTATAGTCACTACCAGACAGGCGCTACAGCGCTACGACCTGAGACACTTGATCCCCGTCTCCTCCTCTCTGCAGACACGCTCCAGCAGCTCATGACACGCGTCATCGACGACTACGGGCTGGTCGTTCGTCCCGAGCCGATCGACTCTACCGAGCTGCGCGCCACACAGCTCGTCGACTATGTCCTTCACGACCCTGGGTACAAACTCTTTTCGCTAGGAGCTAGGATGGCTTCCGTAGGCTTTATCCCGATACCCGCCGAACCACTACACCGTGAGCGTGTCTATGTAGATCTAGGTCCTCTGGAGACCCTCATCAGTGCCAACATGATCGAGGGCGTACGGCTTCGCCTTGGGGGCATGACCACTGCCAGACTGCACAATCAGCTCTTTGCCGAGGGGTATGTCACCTATGGCTTTAAGGACAAAAAGTGGAAGTACTACGCCCGCCTCACCTACGCTGTTAAGCCCAAAGAGCTGCACCCCCATAGCTACCCCCGAAACAATTTTGCGCTCTCTGTACGCAACGACCTCTTCTTCCCAGGTGAGGAGAGCTACGGACTATACAAAGATGGCATCGCCTCAATCTTTGGCACCTACGGCATCACGCGACGCTACTACGGACTAGACATAGAGGCTTCGCACGAGATAGACTGGTCACCCAGCCTATACTCCAACATATGGGTCGACTACCAGCGCCAACGCCCCACAGGCACACTCCACTACTACACGATCGATGCCGAGGGCAAGCAGTACGAAGTCGATGAACTACGACAGACCGAGATCGGAGCCTCGCTCAGCTGGACACCTGGTCGCACCCCTTACTCTGGACGAAAGCCAGGTAGCATCGTCTCGGCAGACATCTACAAGCCTTCCTTCACAATCTCTGGATCGATCTACCCACGAGGTCTATGGGGCAACGATCAGACCCACGGCGCACTCCATCTCGCCTACAGCCAGAGACTATACCTCAGCATCCTAGGTGCACTAGACATAACCCTTCAGAGTGGTATCGCTCTAGGCAACACCCCACAGTCACAGCTCTTCACGCCCTATGGCAATCGTGCCTGGCTACTCGTCCCCGACGCATTTCAGACCATACAACCATTAGAGTTCACCGCTGACAAATACCTCGACTTCAAGCTCCTCTATCGTATGGAGGGTCTGCTCTTTAACCGCATTCCACTCGTCAAGCGACTCGGACTGCGGGAGCTCGTCGGCATCCATGGTTACTGGGGCGACACATCACCACGACACATCACCCCACGCCCAGGACAAATCCTCTTGCCTACCTACGCCGAGCCTATGCGCAACGACCTACACCTAGAGCTCTCGGCAGGTCTGAGCAACATCTTCAAGGTGCTCTCCGTCCAATACTTTTACCGCATCACAGGCAAGGGGCTTCCCGCTCGTCAGCGCCACTCCATCCGCCTAGGTATCTCCGTCTCCTTCTGA
- the coaD gene encoding pantetheine-phosphate adenylyltransferase has translation MKRIGFFAGSFDPFTLGHADIVARALKIFDEVVIGIGTHPTKKPFFTSEQRALQIETVYAQEPRVRVVSYSGMTIEAAKQCGAQFLIRGVRSTSDFEYEQSISQINDHLQGPMTVLLFGAQGLLHISSSMVRELLSWNLDVSDYVPSGMPLTFD, from the coding sequence ATGAAGCGTATCGGATTCTTTGCGGGTTCCTTTGACCCCTTTACACTAGGGCATGCGGACATAGTGGCACGTGCTCTCAAGATTTTTGATGAGGTGGTCATAGGTATCGGCACGCACCCGACGAAAAAGCCATTCTTCACCTCCGAGCAGCGCGCTCTACAGATAGAGACCGTCTATGCGCAGGAGCCTCGTGTCCGTGTCGTGAGCTATAGCGGCATGACCATCGAGGCGGCGAAGCAGTGTGGCGCACAGTTTCTCATACGTGGCGTACGCTCCACGAGCGACTTCGAGTACGAGCAGAGTATCTCTCAGATTAATGATCATCTGCAAGGACCTATGACGGTGCTACTCTTTGGGGCGCAAGGTCTGCTCCACATCTCTAGCTCTATGGTACGGGAGCTGCTGAGCTGGAATCTAGATGTATCGGACTACGTACCCAGTGGCATGCCTTTGACTTTTGACTAA
- the rpoN gene encoding RNA polymerase factor sigma-54, which produces MLKNRQQQQLEQRQTLTARQIQQIQLLELPVTELEQRISAEIERNPALEEAYTAHDDSNESNATNDQIDSSLSQSDQDRLEARNEFGNDDEIPAYRLRMIAEREQQREEIPFAAHGLSLADYLDNQLSTLELTERQQLLVPYIVGNLREDGYLDRSLPLIAQDLLLKECVDASEQELTELLQIIQSLDPAGVGARSLQECLLLQLHRMEQSETVVNAEKIVSHYFDDFAYKRFERLTKRGFDQKQLEEVSALIHQLSPKPGNGFDSSAETLLSKVTPDFIITEHEGELTLTLTDQREIPALTVSPSYKQMIADYRDASTSERAKLKETIQYTRDRVKDAEWFISALQQRYDTLRTTMTIIMTLQRDFFLSGDIVDLRPMILKDVADLARLDISTISRVSNSKYVQCQWGIYPIKFFFSESMQAKDGSDVSTKVIKDCLKQIIEREDPLHPLTDDQLTEALSQQGYDIARRTTAKYRQQLGLPTARLRRKLTK; this is translated from the coding sequence ATGCTAAAGAATCGCCAGCAACAGCAGCTAGAGCAGCGACAGACCCTCACAGCGCGACAGATACAGCAGATACAACTGCTGGAGCTACCTGTCACCGAGCTGGAGCAGCGCATCAGCGCTGAGATCGAGCGCAATCCTGCTCTCGAGGAGGCGTATACTGCTCATGACGATTCAAATGAAAGTAACGCAACCAACGACCAGATCGACTCCTCTTTGAGCCAGTCCGACCAAGATCGGCTCGAGGCGCGCAACGAGTTCGGCAATGACGACGAGATCCCAGCTTATCGGCTGAGGATGATCGCCGAGAGAGAGCAGCAGCGTGAGGAGATCCCCTTTGCTGCACACGGACTATCTCTCGCAGACTACCTAGACAATCAGCTCTCCACCCTAGAGCTCACCGAGCGGCAGCAGTTACTCGTACCTTATATAGTAGGCAACCTTCGAGAGGATGGCTACCTAGACCGCTCACTACCACTCATTGCTCAGGATCTACTCCTCAAAGAGTGCGTCGACGCCTCCGAGCAGGAGCTCACCGAGCTACTCCAGATCATTCAGAGCTTAGACCCCGCAGGCGTAGGTGCTAGGTCGCTACAAGAGTGTCTACTGCTACAACTGCACCGTATGGAGCAGAGCGAGACCGTCGTCAATGCGGAGAAGATCGTCTCTCACTACTTCGATGACTTTGCTTACAAACGGTTCGAGCGACTCACTAAGCGAGGCTTTGACCAGAAGCAACTCGAAGAGGTGTCGGCACTCATTCACCAACTTTCCCCCAAGCCTGGCAACGGCTTTGACTCCTCTGCTGAGACGCTCCTCTCGAAGGTGACACCCGACTTCATCATCACAGAGCATGAGGGCGAGCTCACCCTGACCCTCACAGACCAGCGCGAGATACCCGCCCTCACCGTGTCGCCAAGCTACAAGCAGATGATCGCCGACTACCGTGATGCGTCAACTAGTGAACGAGCCAAGCTCAAGGAGACGATACAGTACACTCGTGATCGCGTCAAGGACGCTGAGTGGTTCATCTCCGCCCTGCAGCAGCGCTACGACACCCTCCGCACCACCATGACCATCATCATGACGCTACAGCGAGACTTCTTCCTCTCGGGCGACATCGTAGACCTGCGTCCCATGATCCTTAAGGACGTTGCCGATTTAGCCCGACTAGATATCAGCACCATATCACGTGTGAGCAATAGCAAGTACGTGCAGTGCCAGTGGGGCATCTACCCCATCAAGTTCTTCTTTAGCGAAAGCATGCAAGCGAAAGATGGCAGCGACGTCTCTACCAAAGTGATCAAAGACTGCCTCAAGCAGATCATCGAAAGGGAAGACCCTCTTCACCCGCTCACGGACGATCAACTCACAGAAGCACTCTCACAGCAAGGCTACGACATAGCGCGTCGCACCACCGCTAAGTACCGACAGCAGCTCGGACTCCCCACAGCTCGCCTGCGTCGCAAGCTGACTAAGTAA
- a CDS encoding UDP-N-acetylmuramoyl-tripeptide--D-alanyl-D-alanine ligase: protein MRQSADINHIYDLLLQSDGICTDTRHLRPDSLFVSLRGAHFDGNRFAVDALKQGCKYALVDDLSYIDEVDESDADLRERLIYYRDGGFEALHELALLHRAKSEATFIAITGTNGKTTTKELVAAVLSAKYRVHATQGNYNNEIGVPLTLLQVRPEHQFVIVELGASHIGDIASLCKLAQPQYGIITNVGRAHLSGFGTPEGVIKAKSELYAYLREHSGQAFCNGEDKTLISNLNGLPTVYYNGTTSPRVTGAVLPTDESGLLKIEWCDQETGESYQLATKLVGDYNLNNILAAITVGLHFGLDPKTINEAVTNYQPRNERSQVLPPTAQGNRVILDCYNANPSSMEVALSSYFTMDCQGLNRMLILGDMNELGDAAESEHITVIRQIQSYLLRYPKMVTYFCGPNFFALQARYGSEHFIFFPSATALKQYFTRHQPQHSFILIKGSNSHHLSSIAELC from the coding sequence ATGCGACAATCAGCTGACATCAATCATATCTACGACCTACTCCTCCAGAGTGACGGTATCTGCACCGACACGAGACATCTGCGTCCTGACTCGCTCTTCGTATCGCTACGAGGAGCCCACTTCGATGGCAATCGCTTTGCGGTGGATGCACTCAAGCAAGGGTGCAAGTATGCACTCGTTGACGACCTTAGCTATATAGATGAAGTCGACGAGTCTGACGCCGACCTTCGTGAGCGACTTATCTATTACAGAGATGGGGGCTTTGAGGCGCTTCACGAGCTGGCGCTCCTACATAGGGCAAAGTCTGAGGCAACCTTCATAGCAATCACAGGGACCAATGGCAAGACGACTACTAAGGAGCTGGTGGCTGCTGTTTTGTCCGCAAAGTATCGGGTTCATGCCACCCAGGGCAACTACAATAACGAGATAGGCGTTCCCCTCACCCTACTGCAGGTTCGCCCTGAGCATCAGTTTGTCATCGTCGAGCTAGGAGCTTCGCACATCGGAGACATAGCTTCGCTCTGCAAGCTCGCCCAGCCTCAGTACGGCATCATTACGAATGTGGGGCGTGCTCATCTATCAGGCTTTGGCACGCCCGAGGGGGTGATCAAGGCTAAGAGCGAGCTTTACGCTTATCTGCGAGAGCATAGCGGACAAGCCTTCTGCAATGGAGAGGATAAGACGCTCATCAGCAATCTCAATGGACTACCCACGGTCTACTACAACGGCACCACGTCGCCACGCGTCACTGGCGCCGTACTCCCAACCGATGAGTCTGGACTACTAAAGATAGAGTGGTGTGACCAAGAGACTGGCGAGAGCTACCAGCTAGCGACAAAGCTAGTCGGCGACTACAACCTCAACAACATCCTGGCAGCCATCACCGTGGGGCTACACTTCGGTCTAGATCCTAAGACGATCAATGAGGCTGTGACCAACTACCAGCCACGCAATGAGCGATCCCAAGTCCTGCCCCCGACAGCGCAGGGTAACCGTGTCATCCTCGACTGCTACAACGCTAACCCCTCTAGCATGGAGGTAGCACTCAGTAGCTACTTCACGATGGACTGTCAGGGGCTCAATCGCATGCTTATCCTTGGTGACATGAACGAGCTAGGCGATGCAGCAGAGAGCGAGCATATCACCGTCATCAGACAGATACAGAGCTATCTCCTGCGCTATCCTAAGATGGTCACTTACTTCTGCGGGCCCAACTTCTTTGCTCTGCAGGCTCGCTACGGGAGCGAACACTTTATCTTCTTTCCCTCGGCGACTGCTCTCAAGCAATACTTCACCAGACACCAACCGCAGCACAGCTTTATCCTGATCAAAGGTTCTAACTCGCACCATCTCTCGTCCATTGCGGAGCTATGCTAA
- a CDS encoding potassium/proton antiporter, whose protein sequence is MLLPTETFLIIGSIVIFVGILLGKVGARFGVPALLLFLLTGMLFGVDGIGIHFSNMRGVQSIGIVALSIILFSGGMGTKLSQIRPVIGEGIALSTIGVLLTTLFTGLLIFCVTHYLFASLTFSLPIAILLAATMSSTDSASVFAILRSQRVHLKENLKPLLELESGSNDPMAYMITVALIGFVMGGDTSLWGVAGSLVLQFLFGIIGGFFFGWLCVKMLNNLNIQNEVLYPIALLCLVMITYVSTWYIGGNGYLAVYIAGIYLGNSKITARRSVYGFFDGITWLVQIVLFIMLGLLVNPSDMLPVLLPTLIIAVLMMFVARPLACFVTLLPFRQLSFKARLFTSWVGLRGAAPILFATYPVLAEVPQSNHIFTIVFVITLVSLICQGMTITPVARALHLAEPAPPEGYFMGVEIPEETNTSMEERIVVEEMLSEGHLLKDLALNPDELVILVRRHDRYIVPKGGLHLNPNDILLIVSERNDSEQKYLEIPNADLFTRLRKTLGQVTSHKSKKRSDS, encoded by the coding sequence ATGCTCCTACCCACTGAGACCTTTTTAATTATTGGTTCCATCGTCATCTTCGTCGGTATCCTACTAGGTAAGGTTGGAGCTCGCTTTGGAGTGCCAGCCCTACTTCTCTTTTTGCTGACGGGTATGCTCTTTGGCGTAGATGGTATCGGAATACATTTTAGCAACATGCGGGGCGTGCAGTCCATCGGTATTGTAGCGCTCTCGATCATCCTCTTTTCGGGTGGTATGGGGACCAAGCTCTCGCAGATACGTCCCGTCATAGGCGAAGGTATTGCCCTAAGTACCATCGGAGTGTTGCTCACGACCCTCTTCACAGGACTACTCATCTTCTGCGTGACGCATTACCTCTTTGCCTCGCTCACCTTCTCGCTACCTATCGCTATCCTACTGGCGGCCACGATGTCTAGTACCGACTCCGCCTCAGTCTTTGCGATCCTACGCTCGCAGCGTGTGCATCTTAAGGAAAACCTCAAGCCACTCCTAGAGTTGGAGAGTGGTAGTAACGATCCGATGGCCTATATGATTACCGTCGCACTCATTGGCTTCGTCATGGGAGGCGATACCTCCCTATGGGGCGTGGCGGGGAGCCTCGTACTGCAGTTTCTCTTTGGCATCATCGGTGGATTTTTCTTTGGCTGGCTATGCGTCAAGATGCTCAATAATCTGAACATTCAGAACGAGGTGCTCTACCCCATCGCGCTGCTTTGCCTCGTTATGATCACCTACGTGAGCACGTGGTATATAGGTGGTAATGGTTATCTAGCAGTCTATATCGCAGGCATCTATCTAGGGAATAGTAAGATCACGGCACGAAGGTCTGTGTACGGCTTCTTCGATGGTATCACCTGGCTAGTACAGATCGTACTCTTCATCATGCTAGGGCTACTGGTCAATCCGAGCGATATGCTCCCCGTATTGCTTCCGACGCTCATCATTGCTGTACTGATGATGTTTGTCGCTCGTCCGCTCGCTTGCTTTGTGACGCTACTCCCCTTTCGTCAGCTATCCTTCAAGGCTCGCCTCTTCACCTCTTGGGTTGGTCTACGTGGAGCGGCACCCATCCTCTTTGCCACCTATCCCGTACTAGCCGAGGTGCCCCAGTCCAATCATATCTTTACCATAGTTTTCGTCATTACACTGGTATCACTCATCTGTCAGGGTATGACGATCACCCCAGTGGCTCGTGCTCTGCATCTAGCTGAGCCAGCACCCCCTGAGGGCTACTTCATGGGAGTCGAGATCCCTGAGGAGACCAATACAAGCATGGAGGAGCGTATTGTCGTAGAGGAGATGCTCTCTGAAGGACATTTGCTTAAGGACTTAGCACTCAATCCCGACGAACTGGTTATCCTCGTACGTCGCCACGATCGCTACATAGTGCCTAAGGGTGGACTACACCTGAACCCTAACGACATCCTCCTCATCGTCTCCGAGCGAAATGACTCTGAGCAGAAGTACCTAGAGATCCCGAACGCAGACCTCTTCACACGCTTGAGGAAAACCCTTGGACAGGTCACTAGCCATAAGAGTAAAAAGAGGTCCGATAGTTAG
- a CDS encoding toprim domain-containing protein: MPIQEPLNQPELLDQATVAGYTEDDFRTLSWSEHIRKRPGMYIGKIGDGTQADDGIYILIKEVIDNSIDEFVMGVGSEIRITIDSETNEVQIRDYGRGIPLGKLVDATSKMNTGAKIDSQAFKKSVGLNGVGLKAVNALSSTFTVQSWREGETSSVTYERAEMVAHTPAAPCEDKGVHGTLVSFTPDAEVFRNSHYDLRHVEALVRNYCYLNTGLTLYLNDKKYVSRHGLQDFLSDTITGDPLYPIIRLTGPDIEVAITHIEQYGEEFYSFVNGQYTTQGGTHLTAFREQVARVIKEFSGKGFEYGDIRSGMAAAISIRIIEPEFESQTKIKLGSKEMVPQDPMFEHEPLRGVTVQKFVGDFLKEKLDNYLHMHPDISEVMLQTIQANERERKAMSGVTKLARERAKKASLHNKKLRDCTEHYNDPKAKNPELTSIFITEGNSASGSITQSRDARYQAVFSLRGKPLNSYGLSKKVVYENEEFNLLQAALNIEDGLEGLRYNRVIIATDADDDGMHIRLLTLTFFLQFFPELVRRGHVYILETPLYRVSLPAKRKKSITARVASAGKKKGGKKATSEPASETETSAYCYSDQELNAAVERMGASAQITRFKGLGEISANEFKELITEENIKLRQVSLRKEDNLKRMLHFYMGKNTPDRQDFIIDNLIIDEEIV; the protein is encoded by the coding sequence ATGCCTATACAAGAACCTCTTAACCAGCCCGAACTCCTAGACCAAGCGACCGTAGCTGGATATACCGAAGATGACTTTCGGACGCTCTCCTGGAGCGAGCATATTCGCAAGCGTCCTGGTATGTATATCGGTAAGATCGGTGATGGTACACAGGCTGATGACGGTATCTACATCCTCATCAAAGAGGTGATAGACAATTCCATCGATGAGTTTGTCATGGGTGTGGGTAGTGAGATACGTATCACGATCGACAGCGAGACGAACGAGGTGCAGATACGAGACTACGGTCGTGGCATTCCGCTCGGCAAGCTCGTCGATGCGACCTCTAAGATGAATACGGGCGCCAAGATCGACTCGCAAGCCTTCAAAAAGTCGGTCGGTCTCAACGGTGTCGGTCTCAAAGCGGTCAATGCGCTCTCCTCGACCTTTACTGTCCAGAGCTGGCGTGAGGGCGAGACCTCCTCAGTCACCTACGAGCGGGCTGAGATGGTCGCTCATACGCCTGCAGCGCCGTGCGAGGACAAGGGGGTACACGGCACTTTGGTCTCCTTCACACCAGACGCTGAGGTCTTTCGTAACTCGCACTACGACCTCCGCCATGTGGAGGCGCTCGTACGCAACTACTGCTACCTCAACACGGGGCTAACGCTCTACCTCAACGATAAGAAATATGTCAGCCGTCACGGGCTACAAGACTTCCTCTCAGACACCATCACGGGCGATCCGCTCTACCCGATCATACGTCTCACAGGGCCTGATATAGAGGTCGCTATCACACACATTGAGCAGTACGGAGAGGAGTTTTACAGCTTCGTCAATGGTCAGTACACCACACAGGGAGGTACCCACTTGACAGCCTTTCGCGAGCAGGTAGCTCGTGTCATCAAGGAGTTTTCGGGCAAGGGCTTTGAGTATGGAGACATTCGCTCTGGCATGGCGGCGGCGATCAGCATCCGCATCATCGAGCCAGAGTTCGAGAGTCAGACGAAGATCAAGCTAGGCTCCAAGGAGATGGTACCCCAAGATCCTATGTTTGAGCACGAACCACTGCGGGGCGTGACGGTACAGAAGTTCGTCGGTGACTTCCTCAAGGAGAAGCTCGACAACTACCTCCACATGCACCCCGACATCTCCGAGGTGATGCTCCAGACGATCCAGGCCAACGAGCGTGAGCGCAAGGCGATGAGCGGCGTCACCAAGCTAGCGCGTGAACGTGCTAAGAAAGCTAGCCTTCACAACAAGAAGCTGCGTGACTGCACCGAGCACTACAACGATCCGAAGGCTAAGAACCCTGAGCTGACCAGTATCTTTATCACAGAGGGTAACTCGGCCAGTGGATCGATCACACAGAGTAGAGACGCGCGCTACCAAGCGGTCTTTAGCTTGCGAGGCAAACCGCTCAACAGCTATGGGCTGAGCAAGAAGGTGGTCTATGAGAACGAAGAGTTTAACCTCCTCCAGGCTGCGCTCAATATCGAAGACGGTCTCGAGGGCTTGCGCTACAACCGGGTGATCATCGCTACCGATGCCGATGATGACGGTATGCACATACGGCTCCTGACGCTGACCTTCTTTTTGCAGTTCTTTCCCGAGCTGGTACGGCGTGGACATGTCTACATATTGGAGACACCACTCTACCGTGTCTCGCTACCAGCCAAGCGCAAGAAGAGTATCACAGCACGTGTTGCCTCAGCGGGTAAGAAGAAGGGCGGCAAGAAGGCGACCAGTGAGCCAGCGTCTGAGACGGAGACCTCTGCCTACTGCTATAGTGATCAGGAGCTCAATGCGGCTGTAGAGCGGATGGGAGCTTCAGCTCAGATCACCCGCTTTAAGGGTCTGGGTGAGATCAGTGCCAATGAGTTTAAGGAGCTGATCACGGAGGAAAACATCAAGCTCCGTCAGGTGTCGCTCCGCAAGGAGGACAATCTCAAGCGAATGCTACACTTCTACATGGGCAAGAACACGCCCGACCGTCAAGACTTTATCATAGACAACCTAATCATCGACGAGGAGATTGTCTAA